From Halalkalibaculum roseum, the proteins below share one genomic window:
- a CDS encoding aspartate kinase, with protein sequence MRVLKFGGTSMGDEHTWRRVLEIIKTYDRPIVIVSATARTTRQLVAAAELAAVDFGRASTMAIEIKERHELLIRNFLDRMNDRNGNNINELTEQCERWIEDRTKTLLQLLNEIAEEGNLTSRLKDAVAGIGEQLSSRLFSYCGSAFGLQTSWVDARSIIKTDSNFGNANPDLSLIAKNSEELSLLSAQGMIPVMGGYYGEDSKGEATTLGFEGSDFSASLLGSALDAEAIEIWTDVSGIYTCDPRIVEDAFPIKKMSFREATEMAYFGAKVLHPSTMNPAEEKQIPILVKNIFEPDHSGTIIRGETGENGKAKAMTFLKDVTIVTVTSPHTRMGYDFLSGVFKVLKDYHLSVNVVTTTEASISLALSSGQIHADMIDSMEELGEVQTKDKQGIISLIGCNFETMEEVSGQIFAAIPKTPVTMISYSSEKKNLNIVLPENLLTSSVQAIHKKLFDRSEK encoded by the coding sequence ATGCGCGTATTAAAATTCGGCGGCACATCCATGGGTGATGAACATACATGGAGAAGAGTCCTTGAGATCATCAAAACTTACGACAGACCGATCGTCATCGTATCAGCCACTGCACGCACCACACGTCAACTGGTTGCAGCTGCAGAGCTTGCTGCCGTGGATTTCGGACGTGCAAGTACGATGGCTATTGAAATTAAAGAGAGGCACGAGCTGCTTATCCGGAATTTCCTGGACCGCATGAATGATCGGAACGGTAATAATATCAATGAGTTGACCGAACAGTGCGAAAGATGGATAGAAGATCGAACCAAAACCTTGCTGCAGCTTCTCAATGAGATAGCTGAGGAAGGTAATTTAACGTCCAGGCTAAAAGATGCCGTTGCCGGCATTGGCGAACAACTCTCTTCCCGCCTCTTCAGCTATTGCGGATCGGCTTTCGGCTTGCAAACCTCATGGGTTGATGCCCGATCCATCATCAAAACAGATTCAAATTTTGGAAATGCAAATCCGGATTTATCATTAATTGCAAAAAACTCAGAAGAACTTTCACTTTTGTCAGCTCAAGGAATGATCCCGGTTATGGGCGGTTATTATGGTGAGGACTCCAAGGGAGAAGCTACCACGCTAGGTTTTGAAGGATCTGATTTCAGTGCAAGCCTGCTAGGCTCAGCCCTGGATGCCGAAGCCATTGAAATATGGACTGATGTCAGCGGCATCTATACCTGTGACCCCAGAATTGTGGAAGACGCCTTTCCAATAAAAAAAATGAGTTTCCGTGAGGCTACTGAGATGGCCTATTTCGGCGCCAAGGTATTGCACCCTTCAACCATGAATCCGGCCGAAGAAAAGCAGATCCCGATATTGGTTAAAAATATCTTTGAACCTGATCATTCGGGGACGATCATCCGTGGAGAAACCGGTGAGAATGGAAAGGCCAAAGCTATGACTTTTCTGAAGGATGTAACCATAGTGACGGTAACCTCGCCACATACACGCATGGGTTATGATTTTCTATCCGGAGTGTTCAAGGTGCTAAAAGACTATCATCTTTCTGTAAATGTGGTCACCACGACAGAGGCCTCCATCTCCCTTGCCCTATCTTCCGGACAGATTCATGCTGATATGATTGATTCCATGGAAGAGCTTGGAGAAGTACAGACTAAAGATAAGCAGGGAATCATTAGCCTGATAGGGTGTAACTTTGAAACGATGGAGGAAGTATCCGGTCAAATTTTTGCAGCTATTCCAAAAACACCGGTAACAATGATTTCCTACAGCAGTGAAAAGAAGAATTTAAATATTGTGCTTCCGGAAAACCTGCTCACATCATCCGTTCAGGCCATCCATAAAAAACTATTCGACCGTTCAGAAAAATGA
- a CDS encoding hemolysin family protein, with protein MTLLILYLILAIAVSFLCSILEAVLLSVNQSYIAVLERENQSVGQMLRGMKDKIDQPLSAILTLNTIAHTVGAAGVGAQAQLVFGSGYVGITSAVLTLMILFFSEIIPKTLGATYWRTLAPVSGRILKGMIWILYPFVQLSMLITKLLSGSTKHATFSREELSALADRGVEEGIFEQEESDILKNLVRFKSLRIKDIMTPRIVVVGFNEEKTVADILDQVEELRFSRLPVYGETEDDITGYILKNDLLICLAKGNEDIKLKDLKREILILPETISLQNFFEKLLQNQEHIAVAVDEYGGFSGVVTMEDLVETLLGMEIVDEVDAIDDMQQMARRKWMERARRLGIVNEDTEKEEIHSARQNPEKEN; from the coding sequence ATGACTCTATTAATTCTTTACCTCATACTTGCCATAGCCGTATCATTTCTGTGTTCCATTCTGGAGGCGGTATTGCTTTCTGTAAATCAGTCGTATATAGCCGTTCTGGAAAGAGAGAATCAGAGTGTCGGTCAGATGCTGCGCGGCATGAAAGATAAGATTGATCAACCGCTATCTGCAATACTTACCCTGAATACGATCGCACATACCGTCGGGGCTGCCGGCGTCGGTGCACAGGCACAACTGGTTTTCGGCAGTGGTTACGTGGGAATCACCTCAGCGGTGCTGACGCTGATGATTCTATTCTTTTCCGAAATTATTCCAAAGACGCTGGGAGCTACCTACTGGCGAACCTTGGCACCGGTTTCCGGACGCATTCTGAAAGGCATGATCTGGATACTTTACCCATTTGTGCAGCTCTCCATGTTGATTACCAAATTGCTTTCCGGCAGTACGAAACATGCCACGTTTAGTAGGGAAGAGCTCAGTGCGCTGGCCGACCGTGGGGTGGAAGAGGGAATATTTGAACAGGAGGAGTCCGATATTTTGAAAAACCTGGTCCGCTTCAAATCCCTGCGTATCAAGGATATTATGACCCCGCGAATTGTGGTGGTCGGCTTTAATGAAGAGAAGACTGTTGCCGATATTCTTGATCAGGTAGAGGAACTGCGCTTTTCCAGACTACCCGTTTATGGAGAAACGGAGGACGATATTACCGGATATATTCTCAAAAATGACCTGCTTATTTGCCTGGCGAAAGGCAACGAGGATATCAAGCTAAAGGATCTCAAACGCGAGATACTAATTCTTCCGGAGACCATCTCGCTGCAGAATTTCTTTGAAAAACTGCTCCAGAATCAGGAACACATTGCGGTAGCTGTTGATGAGTATGGGGGATTCTCCGGAGTAGTGACCATGGAAGACTTGGTTGAAACGCTGCTGGGGATGGAAATCGTGGATGAGGTGGATGCTATTGATGATATGCAGCAAATGGCACGTCGTAAGTGGATGGAAAGAGCCCGCAGGCTGGGCATTGTAAATGAAGATACCGAAAAGGAAGAAATCCATTCGGCACGTCAGAATCCTGAAAAAGAAAACTGA
- a CDS encoding ABC-F family ATP-binding cassette domain-containing protein: MLSLENITLSLGDRQLLDDISILINKGERIGLVGPNGAGKSTLLKIIAGEMEFNEGTIQLSKAETVGYLPQDGVDPDPQLTVMEEVESAFEGVLQLEQDVKELQQKLADLEPGSDAYDEAMKKYGKLQDRLEQSGAYSLHADIEKILMGLGFDTKDFFRSTQEFSGGWLMRIALAKLLLQKPTYLLLDEPTNHLDIESLQWIENFLLEYEGAVIIVSHDKAFLNKITNRTLALDRGDINDYAGNYDYYEEKHEERMEHLRQAYKNQQREIKQTQEFIDRFRYKASKAKQVQSRIKQLEKMDEIELDEHEEEISFSFPPPERSGAQVMKLEDISKSYDDVQVFENLTYTVDRGDKIAIVGPNGAGKSTLVRILAGHEPVDSGNREPGYNVTTSYFAQHQADELDLNEDVLGIMRDAAPKESETRLRTILGCFLFQGDDVFKKVSVLSGGEKSRLALARMLLNSANFMIFDEPTNHLDMQSKNILQQALDQYEGTFMIVSHDRDFLDPIVNKVLEVQPDYIRTYLGNVSYYLQKKKEEEEDLKVESTGGNESPDKGGKELSRKEERRIEAEIRQAKYQKVKPLSKKLEKTESRIEKLEQRKKEIEDKMADSGFYDNSERVKETTMEYEKLKAELVEVYSEWEELAMKISEIEEEFEV; this comes from the coding sequence TTGCTTTCTTTAGAAAATATTACACTTTCGCTGGGCGACAGGCAACTGCTGGATGATATCAGCATCCTTATCAATAAGGGGGAGCGTATCGGACTCGTAGGTCCGAACGGAGCCGGTAAGTCAACCCTTCTTAAAATTATCGCCGGTGAGATGGAGTTCAATGAGGGTACTATTCAGCTATCGAAAGCTGAAACCGTGGGCTACTTGCCCCAGGACGGAGTAGACCCCGATCCGCAGCTTACGGTGATGGAAGAGGTTGAAAGTGCTTTTGAAGGAGTACTGCAACTGGAACAGGATGTTAAAGAGCTTCAACAGAAACTGGCTGATCTTGAACCGGGTAGCGATGCCTATGACGAAGCGATGAAGAAATACGGGAAGCTTCAGGACCGATTGGAACAATCAGGTGCATATAGCCTGCATGCCGATATCGAAAAAATTCTGATGGGGCTCGGTTTTGATACCAAAGACTTTTTTCGTTCAACCCAGGAGTTCAGCGGTGGCTGGCTGATGCGTATAGCCCTGGCCAAACTATTACTGCAAAAACCCACCTACCTGCTGCTGGATGAGCCGACCAACCACCTTGACATCGAATCCTTACAGTGGATAGAGAATTTCCTGCTTGAATACGAGGGAGCTGTAATCATTGTATCCCACGATAAAGCCTTTCTCAATAAAATTACCAATCGCACCCTGGCTCTCGATCGGGGAGATATTAACGACTATGCAGGTAATTACGACTACTATGAGGAGAAACATGAAGAGCGTATGGAGCACCTGCGGCAAGCCTACAAGAATCAGCAGCGCGAGATAAAGCAGACACAGGAATTTATCGATCGTTTTCGCTACAAAGCCAGCAAAGCCAAGCAGGTACAGAGCCGTATCAAACAGCTCGAAAAGATGGATGAGATAGAGTTGGATGAACACGAAGAGGAAATTTCGTTCTCTTTCCCACCGCCCGAACGAAGCGGTGCCCAGGTGATGAAGCTGGAAGATATCAGCAAGAGCTATGATGATGTGCAGGTTTTTGAGAACCTGACTTACACCGTTGACCGGGGTGACAAAATTGCCATTGTCGGTCCAAATGGAGCCGGAAAATCGACACTGGTGCGTATTCTCGCCGGACATGAGCCGGTTGATTCCGGAAATCGGGAGCCCGGTTATAATGTAACCACATCTTACTTCGCACAGCACCAAGCCGATGAGCTCGATCTGAATGAGGATGTACTCGGTATCATGAGGGACGCTGCACCCAAGGAATCAGAAACCAGGCTGCGTACGATACTGGGTTGTTTCCTGTTCCAGGGTGATGATGTCTTTAAGAAAGTATCTGTACTCTCCGGCGGTGAGAAAAGCAGGCTTGCCCTTGCTCGCATGCTACTGAACTCGGCGAACTTTATGATCTTTGACGAGCCGACCAACCATCTAGACATGCAGTCGAAAAACATTTTGCAGCAGGCCCTCGATCAGTATGAAGGTACTTTCATGATTGTATCCCACGATCGTGATTTTCTGGATCCGATAGTAAATAAAGTACTGGAGGTTCAGCCCGATTACATTCGCACCTACCTTGGAAATGTTTCCTATTACCTGCAGAAGAAAAAAGAGGAGGAGGAAGACCTTAAAGTTGAATCAACCGGAGGAAATGAAAGTCCGGATAAGGGTGGCAAGGAGCTATCCCGAAAAGAAGAGCGACGGATTGAAGCTGAAATACGACAAGCCAAATATCAAAAAGTTAAGCCCCTCAGTAAAAAGCTGGAAAAAACAGAATCACGAATAGAGAAACTCGAACAGCGAAAAAAAGAGATCGAAGATAAAATGGCTGATTCCGGGTTTTATGATAATTCCGAACGAGTCAAAGAAACAACCATGGAGTATGAAAAGCTGAAGGCTGAGCTGGTAGAAGTTTATTCGGAATGGGAAGAGCTGGCTATGAAGATCAGTGAGATTGAAGAGGAGTTTGAGGTTTAG
- a CDS encoding SDR family NAD(P)-dependent oxidoreductase has product MGKLNGKVALVTGATKGIGKAIAELMAAEGATVALNGRDAVAGEMIVKNILGQGQKAVFLKADLSSPEANHNLIASVIENLGGLDILIPNAGVLGLGSVTDVSIETWRRTLDINLNSVFYLLRAAIPHLKADGKSGSVVVTGSIAAHKGFPNHAAYCASKGALEALVKQAAVDYAPEIRINMVNPGPTDTELYKNSAVAFSNPETVLDKVPDTLPMKRIANPGEIAKAVLFLASDDSSWTTGSVLTVDGGASAAG; this is encoded by the coding sequence ATGGGAAAACTTAACGGGAAAGTAGCCTTGGTAACCGGGGCTACAAAGGGAATTGGCAAAGCCATTGCAGAACTTATGGCAGCGGAGGGAGCTACAGTGGCACTAAACGGCCGGGATGCAGTTGCAGGTGAAATGATAGTAAAGAACATCTTGGGACAAGGACAAAAAGCTGTCTTTTTGAAGGCAGATCTCAGTTCACCCGAGGCGAACCATAACCTGATTGCCTCGGTCATCGAAAATCTCGGCGGGCTCGACATACTTATTCCCAATGCCGGAGTTTTGGGTCTAGGATCGGTAACAGATGTCAGCATCGAAACCTGGCGTAGAACATTGGATATCAACCTGAACTCGGTTTTCTATCTTTTGCGCGCTGCCATTCCCCACCTGAAGGCTGATGGAAAGAGTGGTTCAGTCGTAGTCACAGGATCCATAGCCGCCCATAAGGGCTTTCCTAATCATGCCGCCTACTGTGCATCCAAAGGAGCCCTGGAAGCACTCGTCAAGCAGGCTGCGGTTGATTATGCTCCCGAAATCCGCATCAACATGGTTAATCCCGGCCCGACAGACACCGAACTCTACAAAAATTCTGCCGTTGCATTTTCTAACCCGGAGACGGTACTGGATAAAGTGCCCGACACACTGCCCATGAAACGCATCGCCAATCCCGGAGAAATTGCAAAGGCCGTCCTCTTTCTGGCAAGCGATGATTCATCCTGGACTACCGGTTCTGTATTAACGGTAGATGGTGGCGCCTCTGCAGCGGGGTGA
- a CDS encoding VOC family protein produces MSEKKIQPFHLAFPVSDLEQTLHFYRDILGCETGRSSDKWIDFNFWGHQVVAHLSPEEAGKSSTNEVDGHEVPAKHFGLILEWDEWEELAERLESENVDFVIEPYVRFKGKPGEQATMFFLDPSGNALEFKAFRNKEQIFAK; encoded by the coding sequence ATGTCTGAAAAAAAGATTCAACCTTTTCACTTGGCATTTCCTGTCTCTGACCTGGAACAGACCCTTCACTTTTACCGCGATATCCTGGGCTGTGAAACAGGAAGGAGTTCTGACAAGTGGATAGACTTTAATTTTTGGGGACACCAGGTCGTGGCTCACCTGAGTCCGGAAGAGGCAGGTAAATCCAGCACCAATGAGGTCGATGGCCATGAGGTACCGGCAAAGCATTTCGGACTTATACTTGAATGGGACGAGTGGGAAGAGCTCGCTGAACGCTTAGAATCAGAGAATGTGGATTTTGTTATTGAGCCTTATGTGCGGTTTAAAGGAAAGCCGGGAGAACAGGCCACCATGTTTTTTCTGGATCCTAGCGGTAACGCCCTTGAATTCAAAGCTTTTAGGAATAAAGAGCAGATATTTGCCAAGTAG
- a CDS encoding alpha/beta hydrolase family protein encodes MKSKKLEFPGHSGELLSARLDFPDDGEAKSYVLFAHCFTCSKNLSAVGNIARALNEEGFAVFRFDFTGLGESEGDFANTNFSSNIDDLIAASQYLANEYRAPGILVGHSLGGAAVLQAAHDIESCKAVATIGAPSNPDHVKKNFKPKLDEIEERGEAEVTLAGRSFLIKKQFLDDLNRANMKNRIINLGRALVIFHSPIDNTVGIDNAAEIFIQAKHPKSFISLDNADHLLSNEEDSSYVGSMLATWSSKYL; translated from the coding sequence ATGAAATCTAAAAAGCTTGAATTTCCCGGCCACTCAGGTGAACTCCTCTCCGCTCGACTGGATTTTCCGGATGATGGTGAGGCAAAATCTTATGTACTGTTTGCACATTGTTTTACCTGCTCAAAAAATCTGAGCGCGGTAGGCAACATTGCTCGGGCATTAAATGAAGAAGGTTTTGCTGTTTTCCGCTTTGACTTTACTGGACTGGGTGAAAGTGAGGGTGATTTTGCAAATACCAATTTCTCCTCAAATATTGATGATTTGATAGCTGCTTCTCAGTATTTGGCAAATGAGTATCGGGCTCCCGGCATCCTGGTCGGTCACTCACTTGGAGGCGCCGCTGTGCTACAAGCCGCCCACGACATTGAAAGCTGCAAAGCAGTAGCGACCATAGGAGCTCCCTCCAATCCTGATCATGTAAAGAAAAATTTCAAACCCAAGCTGGATGAAATAGAAGAAAGGGGTGAAGCGGAGGTAACGCTGGCCGGACGCTCTTTTTTAATAAAAAAGCAATTTCTGGACGATCTGAATCGAGCAAATATGAAGAATCGGATTATTAACCTTGGACGAGCACTGGTTATATTTCACTCACCCATTGATAATACGGTGGGAATTGACAACGCAGCTGAAATTTTTATCCAGGCAAAACATCCCAAAAGTTTTATATCTCTGGATAATGCCGACCATCTTTTATCTAATGAGGAAGATAGCAGCTATGTAGGTTCTATGCTCGCAACATGGTCTTCGAAATATCTTTGA
- a CDS encoding superoxide dismutase family protein, which translates to MKLFKNIFLGLFALAFVAAGCAQQTEESSQEMDAQSMQETTDFTKAVAQIHAKDGGEVLGSVTFEQSDEGVNVNAQLSGLEEGKHGFHIHQYGDCTAADLTSAGGHYNPYNTQHGAPTDSVRHMGDMGNLPVGEDGNGTLDYLDSMIELNGANSIIGRAIIIHSGADDLSSQPSGAAGERVACGVIGVANTGE; encoded by the coding sequence ATGAAATTATTTAAAAATATTTTTCTGGGATTATTTGCATTAGCATTCGTTGCGGCCGGTTGTGCGCAGCAAACCGAAGAAAGCTCACAGGAAATGGATGCGCAGAGCATGCAAGAGACTACCGACTTCACCAAAGCGGTAGCCCAAATCCATGCAAAGGATGGTGGAGAAGTCCTCGGTTCTGTAACTTTTGAGCAGTCAGATGAGGGGGTAAATGTCAATGCACAGCTTTCCGGTCTTGAAGAAGGAAAACATGGGTTCCACATTCACCAGTACGGTGACTGTACAGCAGCTGATTTGACCTCTGCAGGAGGGCATTATAACCCATACAACACACAACATGGCGCACCCACTGATTCTGTGCGACATATGGGCGACATGGGTAATCTACCGGTTGGAGAAGATGGAAACGGTACATTGGATTACCTAGACAGCATGATAGAACTAAATGGTGCAAACAGCATTATCGGTAGAGCTATTATAATCCATAGCGGTGCCGATGATCTCTCTTCTCAACCTTCAGGTGCTGCAGGAGAACGAGTCGCCTGTGGTGTAATCGGTGTTGCCAATACCGGAGAATAG
- a CDS encoding sulfite exporter TauE/SafE family protein, which translates to MKLDKRTLLIFGLPVLLVYLVWVSYMNLSESWVLFLRDWYMTVTMIFGSFIAGASSEGGGAIAYPVMTLGFQIAPDVARNFSLAIQSIGMTAATLWIVAKRITIEKTYLWLAMSGGTLGIILATFFIVPLVSPAYAKMVFVSFWLSFGIALFVINHIRKRDTVTSLSSLNGRQKAELFFIGMLGGILSAIFGNGIDICTFAFVTLKYNLSEKIATPTSVILMASNAVVGTLLHFFILQDMQQEAIDFWLVCIPVVMLGAPFGAYFVNKIKRLAIAYLLYLIIIVQFVAAILIIQPSGVLIGVSAMTFVAGMVIFFVLTDGFKESNPPGQ; encoded by the coding sequence ATGAAACTTGATAAGAGAACCCTTCTGATATTCGGACTCCCGGTACTGCTGGTTTACCTGGTCTGGGTCAGTTATATGAATCTGAGTGAAAGCTGGGTACTTTTTCTGAGAGACTGGTACATGACTGTGACTATGATCTTTGGTTCGTTCATAGCCGGGGCCAGTTCAGAGGGGGGAGGGGCTATTGCCTATCCTGTTATGACTCTCGGTTTTCAAATCGCACCGGATGTCGCCCGTAATTTCAGCCTTGCCATTCAGAGCATCGGCATGACCGCAGCAACACTCTGGATTGTAGCCAAACGCATAACCATTGAAAAAACCTATCTCTGGCTGGCCATGTCGGGGGGGACCCTCGGTATTATTCTGGCCACTTTTTTCATTGTACCGCTGGTATCACCGGCCTATGCTAAAATGGTCTTTGTCTCTTTTTGGTTGAGTTTCGGAATCGCACTTTTTGTAATCAACCACATCAGGAAAAGAGACACAGTAACTTCTTTATCGTCACTGAACGGTCGGCAAAAAGCGGAACTGTTTTTCATCGGAATGCTGGGAGGTATTCTCAGTGCCATATTCGGAAATGGAATAGACATCTGTACATTCGCTTTCGTAACGCTCAAGTACAATTTATCTGAAAAGATAGCAACACCGACTTCTGTAATACTTATGGCTTCGAACGCTGTGGTCGGTACTCTTCTTCACTTCTTTATATTGCAGGACATGCAACAGGAAGCCATTGATTTCTGGCTGGTTTGTATACCGGTGGTAATGCTGGGGGCTCCCTTCGGTGCTTATTTTGTGAACAAAATAAAAAGATTGGCTATAGCTTATCTTCTCTATCTAATCATCATAGTACAGTTTGTAGCTGCCATACTGATAATTCAGCCTTCAGGCGTGTTGATTGGGGTCTCTGCTATGACCTTTGTTGCCGGAATGGTAATCTTTTTTGTATTGACTGATGGTTTCAAAGAATCAAATCCTCCCGGTCAGTAG
- a CDS encoding glycine--tRNA ligase produces MSVKELDSLDKIVSLAKARGFIFQSSDIYGGLGAVYDYGPLGVELKRNIRDNWWKAMTQKYENIVGVDAAIFMHPDVWKASGHVEGFNDPMIDDKQSKKRYRADMLIEGEIAKLRSNEKFEEADELQQMLDTAGSREGLCEDLHKIIMENEIRAPESGAFDWTEVRQFNLMFKTQFGATSSGSGEEDAVYLRPETAQGIFVNFKNVMDTSRQQIPFGIAQVGKAFRNEVVARQFVFRMREFEQMEMQYFVEPGTDAEQYDRWLEERIAWHKELGIRESKLRTHPHPEDKLAHYAAAAADIQYEYPIGWQEVEGIHNRTDFDLTQHAEHSGKKLEFYDQQQQKRYTPYVIETSVGLDRTVLMVLCDAYREEEVDGDTRTVLKLNPEIAPTKVGIFPLIKKDKLQDLAHKITADLREDYNVLYDESGSIGKRYRRQDEAGTPFCITVDFDGVESEGEDTVTIRYRDDMTQDRVPVSRIKEVLSEKMKSWKP; encoded by the coding sequence ATGTCTGTAAAAGAATTGGATAGTCTAGACAAAATTGTTTCACTGGCCAAAGCACGCGGTTTTATCTTTCAATCATCTGACATTTACGGGGGGCTGGGAGCGGTATATGATTACGGCCCGCTGGGAGTAGAACTGAAACGGAATATCAGGGATAACTGGTGGAAGGCCATGACCCAGAAATACGAGAATATTGTGGGCGTGGATGCCGCCATATTTATGCATCCTGATGTCTGGAAAGCCAGCGGTCATGTGGAAGGCTTTAATGATCCCATGATTGATGACAAGCAGTCGAAAAAGCGCTACCGGGCTGACATGCTCATCGAAGGTGAAATTGCCAAACTGAGGAGTAATGAAAAGTTCGAGGAAGCCGACGAGCTGCAGCAGATGTTGGATACGGCCGGCAGCAGGGAAGGGCTCTGTGAGGATCTGCATAAAATCATCATGGAAAATGAGATTCGGGCACCGGAATCAGGAGCCTTTGACTGGACGGAAGTAAGGCAGTTCAACCTGATGTTTAAAACCCAGTTTGGAGCTACCTCCTCGGGAAGCGGGGAAGAGGATGCCGTTTACCTGCGCCCGGAAACAGCACAGGGTATTTTTGTCAATTTTAAAAATGTGATGGATACTTCCCGCCAGCAGATTCCTTTCGGAATTGCCCAGGTCGGTAAGGCCTTTCGCAATGAGGTGGTAGCGCGGCAGTTTGTATTCCGTATGAGGGAATTTGAGCAGATGGAGATGCAGTATTTTGTGGAGCCGGGTACCGATGCCGAACAGTATGATCGCTGGCTCGAGGAGCGCATCGCATGGCACAAAGAGCTGGGCATTCGTGAGAGTAAATTACGGACCCATCCTCATCCAGAAGACAAGCTGGCTCACTATGCTGCAGCCGCTGCCGATATACAGTATGAATACCCCATAGGTTGGCAGGAAGTAGAAGGTATCCACAACCGAACGGATTTTGACCTTACCCAGCACGCCGAACATTCAGGGAAGAAGCTGGAATTTTACGACCAGCAGCAACAGAAGCGATATACCCCCTATGTCATTGAAACCTCGGTTGGCCTGGATCGCACAGTTCTCATGGTACTTTGCGATGCATATCGTGAAGAAGAAGTGGACGGTGACACCCGTACAGTACTGAAGCTGAACCCCGAGATTGCACCCACCAAAGTGGGGATTTTTCCCCTGATCAAAAAAGACAAGCTTCAGGATCTTGCCCATAAAATAACGGCAGATTTACGGGAAGACTATAATGTGTTGTATGATGAGTCCGGTTCAATAGGCAAGAGGTACCGCCGTCAGGATGAAGCCGGAACGCCGTTCTGTATCACGGTTGATTTCGACGGGGTAGAATCGGAAGGGGAAGATACCGTAACCATTCGTTACCGCGATGATATGACCCAGGATCGGGTTCCCGTCAGTCGCATCAAAGAGGTGCTGTCAGAAAAAATGAAATCCTGGAAACCATAA
- the asd gene encoding aspartate-semialdehyde dehydrogenase, translating into MHSFQIGILGATGAVGQKFIRLLQEHPWFTIKALGASERSSGKKYSEAVHWIEPIELPLEVAEIKVDDCDPSAFSGVDFVFSGLDSSVATEIERNFAEAGIPVISNAKNYRMDESVPLMIPEVNPGHADLIKTQTFSSDGSGWIVTNPNCVSVPLAMSLKPLQDEFGVSSVVVTSMQSVSGAGYPGVPSLDIIANVVPFIGGEEDKIQTESAKLLGTLGSGTVDFAKMDIQATAVRVPTIEGHLLSVSAGLLDTPSTLEDVSRAITEWESPIADLDLPSSPEKPVKLYTENRFPQPRLHTDREGGMQTAIGRLRKGTVLDIGYVTMAHNTVRGAAGGAILNAELLVAKEYIK; encoded by the coding sequence ATGCATTCTTTCCAAATTGGCATACTCGGTGCGACCGGAGCAGTTGGACAAAAATTCATACGCTTGCTGCAGGAACACCCTTGGTTTACTATTAAAGCTCTGGGTGCCTCTGAACGATCATCCGGGAAAAAATATAGCGAAGCAGTTCACTGGATTGAACCAATTGAACTACCTCTAGAGGTAGCTGAAATTAAAGTTGATGATTGTGATCCTTCAGCTTTCTCTGGTGTTGATTTTGTGTTTTCAGGGCTGGACTCATCGGTAGCAACAGAAATTGAACGAAATTTTGCGGAGGCCGGAATACCGGTTATCTCTAACGCCAAGAACTACAGAATGGATGAGAGTGTACCGCTCATGATACCGGAAGTTAACCCTGGGCATGCCGATCTGATCAAGACACAGACTTTTTCAAGCGATGGAAGCGGCTGGATTGTGACGAATCCCAACTGTGTTTCTGTGCCATTGGCCATGTCCCTGAAGCCTCTGCAAGATGAATTTGGTGTCAGCTCAGTAGTGGTTACTTCCATGCAATCGGTTTCCGGTGCCGGCTATCCCGGGGTTCCAAGCCTCGATATCATAGCTAATGTAGTCCCTTTCATTGGAGGAGAAGAAGACAAAATACAGACCGAGTCTGCCAAGCTGCTCGGTACCTTGGGTTCAGGAACAGTTGATTTTGCAAAAATGGATATTCAGGCAACTGCTGTGCGGGTACCTACGATCGAAGGCCACCTGCTATCAGTTTCTGCCGGTTTGTTGGATACACCCTCAACCTTAGAGGATGTCAGCCGGGCAATTACCGAATGGGAAAGTCCGATCGCAGATCTCGACCTCCCATCCTCACCTGAAAAACCAGTTAAGCTCTACACCGAAAATCGTTTCCCGCAGCCGCGCCTTCATACCGACCGTGAAGGCGGGATGCAAACGGCTATCGGGCGCCTGAGAAAAGGTACCGTACTTGATATCGGATATGTTACCATGGCCCATAACACTGTGCGTGGAGCGGCGGGCGGTGCAATTTTAAATGCCGAACTGCTGGTGGCTAAGGAGTATATCAAATAA